The Pseudomonadota bacterium genomic interval AATGAACCCAACGCTCAACGCAGGCGCCGAAACAAGGGCGAGCTTCAAGATACCCTGTAGCCCCGCCATCCCTGGATTAAGAGCCGTACGAGGCTTGCACACCCCCTGCCTTAGCCCCTTAAATAAGGCGACAAATCTATGCCGATAGAGAACTAGCACGCTCAAGATCGCCCCTAATTGGATCACGACATCAAAGGTCTTAGCCTTTTCACCAGTAAAGTGCAGCGCCTCTCCAAAAAGGATAAGATGTCCCGTGCTAGAGATCGGAAGATACTCCGTTAGCCCCTCAACCACCCCGAGAATTATGGCAATAACTACGTCTGACACCTGCCCTCCTACCTTAATAAGAACTACTATAAGGCTACTTACCTCAGATCAATGGCGCAATCCTTGTAACTATTCATAGGTCTAAAATATGACAACACATGACCGTCTGTAGCCCTGATGCTGTGATTATAGGAGGGGGGCTTGCCGGAGCTAGCTCCGCATATGCGTTGGCGCGCCGCGGCCTGAAGGTGCTGCTGTGCGAAGGTGAGAGCGCACTGGCTCAGCGCGCTTCAGGCAACCGCCTCGCGCTAATTATGCCCTATATTTCAGATTACTCCTCGCCCCTTGAGCGGGTCTATTCAACCGGATTCAGATTTACAATTGAGCTGCTACGCTCTGTTTTTTCGGAAGAGGGGCTCCTTAATCAGGTTGGCGGCATTCAGCTTCCTACAACGACTCGACTTAAGAAGCTGATACACGATAGAACAGCTATCATCGGCTCAACGGAGATTCAAAGAATCTCTGCGCTAGAGGGAAGTGAGCTTAGCGGGATTACGATCTCGCACCCAAGTTTATACGCGCCAGAGAGCGGCTACGTAAGCCCAGTAAGGATGGTTGAGGCGCTACTACATTGGGGTGCTCAAACGGGGGAGCTCCGTATGAACACGCAGGTCATTGACTTAAAGCGGGACCACACCGGATGGTGCTGCTACCTCGCTTCGGGAGATACCATTAGCACTCCAAACGTTATCGTATGTGGGGCGTACGAATCGAGCGCCCTTACGCCCCTCTCCTGGCTACCCCTGGAGCCGGTACGTGGGCAGACCGTTTCGGTGAAAAGCTCTCCTACTTCGCGCGCACTACGAACCATAATCTGTTTCGATGGTTACCTAACTCCGGAACATGCGGGCGCGCACCTACTGGGGGCGCAATATCGACACAACGATCTCCGCCTTACGCCGTCTGAAGAAGATAGCTCAGAGATGCTTTTGCGCTGCCAGCGTTGGTTACCGGAGCTGCAATTTACGCCGCCCTCAATTGAGTCCCCCAGGGTCTGCTTTCGCACCTCAACTGCGGATAGACTCCCCTACATCGGTGCAGTTCCAGATCTGCCGGCCATACAACGGGAATCTTCGTCTTTGCAGCCCGGACTCTTCGTAAACGTTGGGCATGGAAGCCGTGGCCTGCTCTCCTGTCCATTCGCAGGGGAGCTCATCGCCAGGCTCATTACAGAGGAGGCCCTAGGAGATCTAACAGAGGTGGCTAAACTATGTGCGCCAGAAAGGCTTATCTCAAGATTCCAGGCAGCTAGCGTGTAGGGGCTTGCACACGACGCACATGTCCGCGAATTATCGCTTCGCGCCGTGCTTCTGTCAGAACACTTGAGACGGCAGCAGATACATTAAGGCTCTCAATCGAACCAACTCGCGGAATAGCGGCGCGCTGGTCTGCTATCGCAAGACCTTCTGAGGTAAGACCACTCCCCTCTGCTCCGAACATCAGAACTAATTTCTCTGGCCACTTTATACTGTAGAGCGAGCGCGCCTCGTGTGGGGTAGTCGCCACAACTCCGAATCCACGCGCCTTTAGCGCAGCGAAAAAATTACCATAATCACGCGCGATACAGATCGGCATCTGCTCTGCAGCACCCTCGGCTACACGACAGGCTGCTCCCGAGAGTGTGCTAATAACCTGAGACCTAATAACAACGGCGCTCACCCCAAAGAAAGATGCAGTTCTTAGGATCGCCCCAACGTTATGTGGGTTGTCGACGCCGTCAAGTACCATCACGACCCCGCGTTGCAGATCGGACACTATCCGGACAATATCCCCCAACTGCACGCACGGAAGGGGCTTAGCCTCAAAGCAGACCCCCTCATGGTGCTCGGTCCCTGCCACCCGACTGATCTCTGCTGCCTCGACCACCCCTACAAAGAGCCCGCGTTTGGAAGCCCAGTCAAGGATCGACTTAAAGCGTTCCTGATGCTCTGGAAGGACGAACAAACGACGGAGATCCTTTTTTCTAGCCTCAAATAACATTAAGCAGCACTGCACGCCGTAGAACTTGGTCAACTCTTCTCGTTTAAAGTTCTGTGCTGGGGGGCGTCCTACATTTGGCCTATTTGCCCCTCGCTGATTCTCGCGCTTTGTGGTACTTGACTGAGATTTACGTATCGCCATGGAAAATTGTACCGAGAAGCATATCTGTATTACCCGTGCTGGGCAGGAGCGCCACCTATGTACGGAGCTGCTTGCCTTAGGGGGCCCGGTAGAGTGTACAGACCTAGAGCTGAGTGTGGTAGAGCTTTCCGGCGTTTCTGCCGCAACATTCGAGGCATTTCCCCTCTTTTTCTCTAGACAGCTCCTCCCAAACGCCCAAGCACTAAGCGCTTCGTCGATTAAAACTTGGGCGACAGCCATTACCCAGAAGCTTATTGAGCAGCTTGGGGAGTCCACTACTGCTTGGCGCCTGCATATCTTTGATCCTGCAACCGCAGATACCGGGGAGCGCTACGCACGGCCACGCTTGATCCAACAGGAGGTGCTAGCCATCCTTAAACAGAAAAGGCGATCACTTCTTAAAACTCTGGTCGACGAAAGAGGTGGCGAGGGCACGCTTGTTCAGGTGGTTACGTTCTCACCTACAGGTGGTTTTATCAGCTTTGCTGACCAGAAGCTGTGCAGCACTCTAAGTCCAACCATCTCACCGGAGGTAGCTGGGTACGTGAATATCCCCGATGACCGCACACCACCCTCCAGAGCCTTTAAGAAACTGCGGGAGGCTATCACAGTTTTTGGTCTAAGCTTTAAGCGTGGCATGCACTGCGTAGATCTGGGCGCATGCCCTGGCGGCTGGGCGCATGTATTGCTAGAGCACGAATGTCGAGTTACCGCTATCGACCGTACCCCACTCGACCCACCTCTTATGAGGAACAGAGATCTTATTTTTGTGCAGGGGGACGCCTTTACCTGGGCACCTGAGAAACCGGTTGATTGGATGGTATGTGATGTCATTACATCACCTGATCGAACGGTAGAGCTTCTTAAAAGATGGCTAGAGGAGAAGTTATGCAGATCCTTCTGCGTTACCGTGAAGTTCAAAGGGGATCCAGATTTTAATG includes:
- the mnmC gene encoding FAD-dependent 5-carboxymethylaminomethyl-2-thiouridine(34) oxidoreductase MnmC translates to MTVCSPDAVIIGGGLAGASSAYALARRGLKVLLCEGESALAQRASGNRLALIMPYISDYSSPLERVYSTGFRFTIELLRSVFSEEGLLNQVGGIQLPTTTRLKKLIHDRTAIIGSTEIQRISALEGSELSGITISHPSLYAPESGYVSPVRMVEALLHWGAQTGELRMNTQVIDLKRDHTGWCCYLASGDTISTPNVIVCGAYESSALTPLSWLPLEPVRGQTVSVKSSPTSRALRTIICFDGYLTPEHAGAHLLGAQYRHNDLRLTPSEEDSSEMLLRCQRWLPELQFTPPSIESPRVCFRTSTADRLPYIGAVPDLPAIQRESSSLQPGLFVNVGHGSRGLLSCPFAGELIARLITEEALGDLTEVAKLCAPERLISRFQAASV
- a CDS encoding RNA methyltransferase, with translation MAIRKSQSSTTKRENQRGANRPNVGRPPAQNFKREELTKFYGVQCCLMLFEARKKDLRRLFVLPEHQERFKSILDWASKRGLFVGVVEAAEISRVAGTEHHEGVCFEAKPLPCVQLGDIVRIVSDLQRGVVMVLDGVDNPHNVGAILRTASFFGVSAVVIRSQVISTLSGAACRVAEGAAEQMPICIARDYGNFFAALKARGFGVVATTPHEARSLYSIKWPEKLVLMFGAEGSGLTSEGLAIADQRAAIPRVGSIESLNVSAAVSSVLTEARREAIIRGHVRRVQAPTR